A region of Zeugodacus cucurbitae isolate PBARC_wt_2022May chromosome 5, idZeuCucr1.2, whole genome shotgun sequence DNA encodes the following proteins:
- the LOC105210559 gene encoding farnesol dehydrogenase, with protein MERWQGKLAVVTGASGGIGAACARALVAAGLRVVGLARREDKLKELKLSLPQTLQPLFIPRRCDVSKEEQVIAAIDWTERMLGGADVLLNNAGITRETELVAPNNTEKIRQVIDTNVMAVLWCTREVFRGMMKRGNEGHVLIINSIAGQQVLNFIDVLPSFNIYPATKFAITAMTETYRQEFQLHKNKVRVTGICPGAVNTNIFPEEIHFYVKDMARLEPKNIAEAVLYALRTPPHVQIHEITLKPMGEIF; from the exons ATGGAACGCTGGCAGGGTAAATTGGCAGTGGTCACCGGTGCTAGTGGTGGCATTGGTGCTGCCTGTGCGCGTGCTTTGGTTGCGGCCGGACTACGTGTGGTCGGTCTCGCACGACGTGAGGACAAATTGAAGGAGCTCAAACTCAGCTTGCCACAAACTTTGCAACCACTGTTCATACCACGTCGCTGCGATGTCTCCAAAGAGGAGCAAGTTATAGCGGCAATCGATTGGACGGAACGTATGTTGGGTGGCGCGGATGTGCTGCTCAACAATGCGGGTATCACACGTGAAACGGAACTGGTGGCGCCCAATAATACTGAGAAGATACGTCAGGTGATCGATACGAATGTAATGGCGGTGTTATGGTGTACACGTGAAGTGTTCCGTGGCATGATGAAGCGTGGCAACGAGGGCCACGTGTTGATCATTAACAGTATTGCTGGGCAACAGGTGTTGAATTTTATTGATGTGCTACCGAGCTTCAATATATATCCGGCAACTAAGTTTGCCATTACGGCAATGACGGAAACGTACAGGCAAGAATTTCAATTGCACAAGAATAAAGTTCGTGTTACG GGTATATGCCCCGGTGCAGTGAACACAAACATATTTCCGGAAGAAATTCACTTCTACGTGAAGGACATGGCACGCTTGGAGCCGAAAAATATTGCTGAAGCCGTTTTATATGCGCTGCGTACTCCGCCCCATGTACAG ATACACGAGATCACGCTAAAACCGATGggcgaaatattttaa